A stretch of Lysobacter sp. K5869 DNA encodes these proteins:
- a CDS encoding methyltransferase domain-containing protein, with protein MNQPLDPMNVDGVMQAVSARLRDSIPIESDAAGGGADGAVERMRAQLDRAFSRSGGGENGELQHWRSVTHSIPIKREYVLSELLGPADASFVEMAYRVVLRRDPDPEGYDFFLHELRSGHTTKVEVLGALRWSAEGMAKQVHIDGLMLPYKLQQWKRKPLFGRALSWLHGLARLGSLFDRQYTMEATQAREAHELGRHVNLLMDELSQMRGQQAGLLRNVARMMPMFERMHAADLERERFQPTMDKLYADFEDEFRGSRELVRARIEPYLDWIREAGAGSADAPVIDIGCGRGEWLELLGEHGLVASGIDLNRDFVDNCAGTGLKVVEGDAVDVLREVPEGSVGAITSMHLVEHLPFERVVSLIDAALRALRPGGLLLLETPNPENLLVGSHYFYMDPTHLNPLPPAMLRWVVENRGFADSRIERLSAHRPVNAPPMLPPEVAGSKSINDMLWHLHIAPDYAIVARRP; from the coding sequence ATGAACCAGCCTTTGGACCCGATGAACGTCGATGGGGTGATGCAGGCGGTTTCCGCACGCCTGCGCGATTCGATCCCGATCGAATCCGACGCGGCGGGCGGCGGCGCCGACGGCGCGGTCGAACGCATGCGCGCCCAGCTCGACCGCGCGTTCTCGCGCAGCGGCGGCGGCGAGAACGGCGAACTGCAGCACTGGCGCTCGGTCACCCACTCGATTCCGATCAAGCGCGAGTACGTGCTGTCGGAGCTGCTCGGCCCGGCCGACGCCAGCTTCGTGGAGATGGCCTACCGCGTGGTGTTGCGGCGCGACCCGGACCCGGAAGGCTACGACTTCTTCCTGCACGAGCTGCGTTCGGGCCACACCACCAAGGTCGAGGTGCTGGGCGCGTTGCGCTGGTCGGCCGAGGGCATGGCCAAGCAAGTGCACATCGACGGGCTGATGCTGCCGTACAAGCTGCAGCAGTGGAAACGCAAGCCGCTGTTCGGCCGCGCGCTGTCGTGGCTGCACGGGCTGGCGCGGTTGGGCAGCCTGTTCGATCGCCAGTACACGATGGAAGCCACCCAGGCCCGCGAGGCGCACGAGCTCGGCCGCCACGTCAATCTGCTGATGGACGAATTGAGCCAGATGCGCGGCCAACAGGCCGGGCTGCTGCGCAACGTCGCGCGGATGATGCCGATGTTCGAGCGGATGCACGCCGCCGATCTGGAGCGCGAGCGCTTCCAGCCGACCATGGACAAGCTCTACGCCGACTTCGAGGACGAGTTCCGCGGTTCGCGCGAACTGGTGCGCGCGCGGATCGAGCCGTACCTGGACTGGATCCGCGAAGCCGGCGCCGGCAGCGCCGACGCGCCGGTGATCGACATCGGCTGCGGCCGCGGCGAATGGCTGGAATTGCTCGGCGAACACGGGCTCGTGGCCAGCGGCATCGACCTCAATCGCGACTTCGTCGACAACTGCGCCGGCACCGGCCTGAAGGTGGTCGAAGGCGACGCGGTGGACGTGCTGCGCGAGGTCCCGGAAGGCTCGGTCGGCGCCATCACCTCGATGCATCTGGTCGAGCACCTGCCGTTCGAGCGGGTGGTGAGCCTGATCGACGCCGCGCTGCGCGCGCTGCGGCCCGGCGGCTTGCTGTTGCTGGAGACGCCGAACCCGGAAAACCTGCTGGTCGGCTCGCATTACTTCTACATGGACCCCACCCACCTCAATCCGCTGCCGCCGGCGATGCTGCGCTGGGTGGTGGAGAACCGCGGCTTCGCCGATTCGCGCATCGAGCGCCTGAGCGCGCAC